Proteins co-encoded in one Pelodiscus sinensis isolate JC-2024 chromosome 9, ASM4963464v1, whole genome shotgun sequence genomic window:
- the ZNF644 gene encoding zinc finger protein 644 isoform X2 — MKCCFRVNLIWLCSKWEISCINVLNRQTSNMDGSKINTEITGAKEGLLDDSNFISEGKGGIPKSQESETSFQKNNILTLSEDLSRDRSEKALSGGQQSLFIHTGAPTVSTENFILPTGTAVNGPVSHSTLTKTSIMNKGNVSLTTGQPVSHTDSCSTLPVMHDLQLPAKSTTQKSSQHQVLFLLPDVAQAKNLTHSIKNLPTSASVGCDTQKSIGNSVKSDSTLINQVEVCEDSKSLLVDEDCVNTLTGISSGTGGFRSGNDTNWDPQKEFIQFLMTNEETIETSPVHCKVGLEKKRKRKMDVSKITRYTEDCYDTDYIPSKSKLLNVDYLEQSEDLEIVEPHKYALTKVKPESMDEELEAVDAIQQLIYSPTNKCAEDTSPVHTSTFLSSTLKSKCEQNDSESPSTFSTDEPSFYPCTKCNVNFREKKHLHRHMMYHLDGNSHFRHLNVPRPYACRECGRTFRDRNSLLKHMIIHQERRQKLMEEIRELKELQDEGRSARLQCPQCVFGTNCPKTFVQHAKTHEKDKRYYCCEECNFMAVTENELECHRGIAHGAMVKCSIISSDMSQRKTQKKTSVKDPYIGSSKKSTTYMCKMCPFTTSARSILKKHMEYLHPTSCISPFSSHLRLEKRKSSIIEEPLDFGSRTKQLIKQSSTFPKNSVLKQDVKRSFGSASQSSNFAKLHKRPHRIQKARKSVSQSAVSVCNLKSPNKTILIKNSIDQKPKYFHQTAKQKASVKTSSNYLYRHKYENYRMIKKSSDPYPLHFKKEESSSVSSLHLFSSSNSPHNNCFIMDSPNLDSKRSEGYKDHRRVAVKRVVKESKREGSVTGDDLDCYPDFLHKMTVVVLQKLNSAEKKDSYETEDESSWDNVELCDYTAQSMEDDSYTDINQDHVNLFPLFKGKIEDQEAGDKSSLHYEQNDGFYFEYYEDAESNNFLHELHDPQNLENVGTALPKHSSVFHWTDLSLEKKSCPYCPATFETGVGLSNHVRGHLHRAGLSYEARHVVSPEQIATSDKMQHFKRTVTGTPVKRVRKAIEKSETSSEHTCQLCGGWFDTKIGLSNHVRGHLKRLGKTKWDAHKSPICVLNEMMQNEEKYEKILKALNSRRIIPRPFVAQKLASNDDFLSQNVIPLEAYHNGLKTEDISVSASEEDGLSFLNECDETKTVLHEKKNQSLTLIELLKNKRLGEERNPDISPQKIHNQTARKRFVQKCVLPLNEDSPLMFQPQRMDLTMQSGMPVKLRTCVHCNTTFTSAVSLSNHLRAYARKKSAGLLTGTALDCKQKKSRSRSGSKKKLLPLPHSADEVYILRCRFCGLVFRGPLSVQEDWIKHLQRHIVNANLPRTGAGMVEVTSLLKKPASITETSFSLLMAEAAS, encoded by the exons tatAAATGTGCTCAATAGACAGACCAGCAATATGGATGGTTCAAAGATAAATACTGAGATTACTGGTGCTAAAGAAGGACTCCTAGATGACAGCAATTTCATCTCTGAGGGAAAAGGAGGCATTCCTAAATCACAAGAAAGTGAAACCTCATTTCAGAAAAACAATATATTGACTCTGTCAGAAGACCTGTCAAGGGACAGATCCGAAAAAGCCTTAAGTGGAGGCCAGCAGTCTCTATTTATACATACTGGTGCTCCTACTGTTTCTACGGAAAACTTTATCTTGCCTACAGGAACTGCTGTTAATGGACCAGTTTCACACTCCACCTTAACTAAAACTTCCATTATGAATAAAGGCAATGTTTCATTAACTACTGGACAACCTGTGAGTCATACAGATTCCTGCTCAACATTGCCAGTCATGCATGATCTTCAGCTGCCCGCAAAGAGTACAACACAGAAATCAAGTCAACACCAAGTGTTATTTTTGTTACCTGATGTAGCACAGGCTAAGAACCTGACTCATTCCATTAAAAATCTACCTACCTCTGCTTCAGTTGGTTGTGATACACAGAAATCTATAGGAAATAGTGTGAAATCAGATAGCACTTTAATAAACCAAGTAGAAGTGTGTGAGGATAGCAAAAGTTTACTAGTAGATGAAGATTGTGTTAATACATTAACAGGAATTTCCTCAGGTACAGGTGGTTTCAGATCAGGAAATGATACAAACTGGGATCCACAAAAAGAGTTCATACAGTTTCTTATGACAAATGAAGAAACAATAGAGACGTCTCCAGTTCACTGTAAAGTAGGTCTAGAGAAAAAGCGAAAAAGAAAAATGGATGTTAGCAAGATAACACGTTATACAGAGGACTGTTATGATACAGATTATATTCCCAGTAAATCAAAATTACTAAATGTTGACTATTTAGAGCAGAGTGAGGATCTAGAAATAGTAGAACCACATAAATATGCATTAACAAAAGTGAAGCCTGAATCAATGGATGAGGAGTTAGAAGCTGTTGATGCTATCCAACAATTGATTTATAGTCCTACTAACAAATGTGCAGAAGATACTTCTCCGGTTCACACTAGCACTTTTCTTTCTAGTActttaaaaagcaaatgtgaaCAGAATGATTCAGAATCACCATCTACTTTTAGTACTGATGAGCCATCATTTTATCCTTGTACTAAGTGCAATGTGAATTTTAGGGAGAAGAAACATCTGCATAGACATATGATGTATCATTTGGATGGGAATAGTCACTTCCGTCATCTCAATGTCCCAAGGCCCTATGCATGTAGGGAATGTGGACGGACATTTCGAGATCGTAATTCACTTCTTAAACATATGATAATTCACCAGGAAAGAAGGCAGAAACTGATGGAAGAAATCCGAGAGCTGaaagaacttcaggatgagggtAGAAGTGCACGATTACAGTGTCCACAATGTGTTTTTGGTACCAATTGTCCCAAAACATTTGTGCAGCATGCTAAAACCCATGAAAAGGATAAAAGATATTACTGTTGTGAGGAATGCAATTTCATGGCTGTAACAGAAAATGAACTGGAATGCCATAGAGGGATTGCTCATGGAGCAATGGTGAAGTGTTCAATTATCAGTAGTGATATGTCCCagagaaaaacacagaaaaagacTTCAGTGAAAGATCCATATATAGGGTCATCAAAAAAGTCAACCACATATATGTGCAAAATGTGTCCATTTACTACATCAGCcagaagcattttaaaaaaacacatggAATACTTACATCCAACATCATGTATTAGTCCATTTAGTAGCCATCTTAGattagaaaaaaggaaaagtaGCATAATTGAAGAACCTTTAGATTTTGGCAGCAGAACTAAACAATTGATCAAACAATCATCTACATTTCCAAAGAATTCTGTTTTAAAGCAAGATGTAAAAAGATCATTTGGCTCAGCTTCACAATCCAGTAACTTTGCAAAACTTCACAAGAGACCCCACAGGATACAGAAGGCTCGGAAAAGCGTTTCACAGTCAGCTGTAAGTGTGTGCAATCTAAAATCTCCAAACAAGactattttgattaaaaatagcattgaccaaaaacctaaatatttccatcaaacagcaaaacaaaaagcTAGTGTCAAAACAAGCAGTAATTATTTATATAGACACAAATATGAAAACTACAGAATGATTAAAAAATCTAGTGATCCTTatcctttacattttaaaaaggaagagtCCAGCTCTGTTAGttctttacatttattttcatcATCAAATAGTCCCCATAATAATTGTTTTATCATGGATTCTCCTAATCTTGATTCCAAAAGGTCAGAAGGCTATAAAGACCATAGGCGTGTAGCTGTAAAAAGAGTGGTTAAAGAGTCTAAGAGGGAAGGCTCTGTTACAGGAGATGATTTGGATTGCTATCCAGATTTTCTACATAAAATGACTGTTGTTGTTTTACAGAAACTTAACTCTGCTGAAAAAAAAGACAGCTATGAAACGGAGGACGAAAGTTCATGGGATAATGTTGAACTATGTGATTACACTGCACAATCTATGGAGGATGATTCTTACACTGATATTAATCAGGATCATGTAAACCTCTTCCCTTTATTCAAAGGTAAAATAGAGGATCAAGAAGCTGGTGATAAATCCTCTCTTCATTATGAGCAGAATGATGGTTTTTATTTTGAGTATTATGAAGATGCAGAGAGTAATAACTTCCTGCATGAATTACATGATCCTCAAAATTTAGAAAATGTAGGAACAGCATTGCCAAAGCATAGCTCGGTTTTCCATTGGACTGATTTATCACTTGAGAAGAAGTCCTGTCCGTACTGTCCAGCAACATTTGAAACAGGAGTTGGATTGTCTAATCATGTCCGAGGGCATCTTCACAGAGCTGGATTAAGCTATGAAGCCCGCCATGTTGTTTCACCAGAGCAGATAGCGACAAGTGACAAAATGCAACATTTCAAAAGAACTGTAACAGGAACCCCTGTTAAGCGAGTTAGAAAAG ctaTTGAGAAATCTGAAACGTCTTCTGAACACACGTGCCAGCTTTGTGGTGGTTGGTTTGATACAAAAATTGGATTATCTAATCATGTGCGAGGACACCTGAAAAGGCTTGGTAAAACCAAGTGGGATGCACACAAGTCTCCAATTTGTGTTCTAAATGAGATGAtgcaaaatgaagaaaaatatgaaaaaatccTAAAAGCATTGAACAGCCGCCGTATTATtcccagaccatttgttgctcaGAAACTTGCTTCAAATGATGACTTTTTATCTCAAAATGTAATACCTCTTGAAGCATACCATAATGGCCTAAAGACTGAAGATATATCAGTGTCTGCATCGGAAGAAGATGGTCTGAGTTTCCTAAATGAATGTGATGAAACAAAAACAGTactacatgaaaaaaaaaatcagtcacttACACTGATAGaacttctgaaaaataaaaggtTAGGAGAAGAAAGAAATCCTGATATTTCTCCTCAAAAGATCCATAATCAAACTGCAAGAAAGAGGTTTGTTCAGAAATGTGTTCTTCCATTAAATGAAGACAGTCCATTGATGTTTCAGCCGCAAAGAATGGACTTGACTATGCAGTCAG GTATGCCTGTGAAGCTTAGAACGTGTGTGCATTGCAATACGACGTTTACAAGTGCTGTTAGTCTGTCCAACCACTTACGCGCTTATGCACGAAAGAAGAGTGCTGGACTTTTGACTGGGACAG
- the ZNF644 gene encoding zinc finger protein 644 isoform X6, which yields MDGSKINTEITGAKEGLLDDSNFISEGKGGIPKSQESETSFQKNNILTLSEDLSRDRSEKALSGGQQSLFIHTGAPTVSTENFILPTGTAVNGPVSHSTLTKTSIMNKGNVSLTTGQPVSHTDSCSTLPVMHDLQLPAKSTTQKSSQHQVLFLLPDVAQAKNLTHSIKNLPTSASVGCDTQKSIGNSVKSDSTLINQVEVCEDSKSLLVDEDCVNTLTGISSGTGGFRSGNDTNWDPQKEFIQFLMTNEETIETSPVHCKVGLEKKRKRKMDVSKITRYTEDCYDTDYIPSKSKLLNVDYLEQSEDLEIVEPHKYALTKVKPESMDEELEAVDAIQQLIYSPTNKCAEDTSPVHTSTFLSSTLKSKCEQNDSESPSTFSTDEPSFYPCTKCNVNFREKKHLHRHMMYHLDGNSHFRHLNVPRPYACRECGRTFRDRNSLLKHMIIHQERRQKLMEEIRELKELQDEGRSARLQCPQCVFGTNCPKTFVQHAKTHEKDKRYYCCEECNFMAVTENELECHRGIAHGAMVKCSIISSDMSQRKTQKKTSVKDPYIGSSKKSTTYMCKMCPFTTSARSILKKHMEYLHPTSCISPFSSHLRLEKRKSSIIEEPLDFGSRTKQLIKQSSTFPKNSVLKQDVKRSFGSASQSSNFAKLHKRPHRIQKARKSVSQSAVSVCNLKSPNKTILIKNSIDQKPKYFHQTAKQKASVKTSSNYLYRHKYENYRMIKKSSDPYPLHFKKEESSSVSSLHLFSSSNSPHNNCFIMDSPNLDSKRSEGYKDHRRVAVKRVVKESKREGSVTGDDLDCYPDFLHKMTVVVLQKLNSAEKKDSYETEDESSWDNVELCDYTAQSMEDDSYTDINQDHVNLFPLFKGKIEDQEAGDKSSLHYEQNDGFYFEYYEDAESNNFLHELHDPQNLENVGTALPKHSSVFHWTDLSLEKKSCPYCPATFETGVGLSNHVRGHLHRAGLSYEARHVVSPEQIATSDKMQHFKRTVTGTPVKRVRKAIEKSETSSEHTCQLCGGWFDTKIGLSNHVRGHLKRLGKTKWDAHKSPICVLNEMMQNEEKYEKILKALNSRRIIPRPFVAQKLASNDDFLSQNVIPLEAYHNGLKTEDISVSASEEDGLSFLNECDETKTVLHEKKNQSLTLIELLKNKRLGEERNPDISPQKIHNQTARKRFVQKCVLPLNEDSPLMFQPQRMDLTMQSGMPVKLRTCVHCNTTFTSAVSLSNHLRAYARKKSAGLLTGTALDCKQKKSRSRSGSKKKLLPLPHSADEVYILRCRFCGLVFRGPLSVQEDWIKHLQRHIVNANLPRTGAGMVEVTSLLKKPASITETSFSLLMAEAAS from the exons ATGGATGGTTCAAAGATAAATACTGAGATTACTGGTGCTAAAGAAGGACTCCTAGATGACAGCAATTTCATCTCTGAGGGAAAAGGAGGCATTCCTAAATCACAAGAAAGTGAAACCTCATTTCAGAAAAACAATATATTGACTCTGTCAGAAGACCTGTCAAGGGACAGATCCGAAAAAGCCTTAAGTGGAGGCCAGCAGTCTCTATTTATACATACTGGTGCTCCTACTGTTTCTACGGAAAACTTTATCTTGCCTACAGGAACTGCTGTTAATGGACCAGTTTCACACTCCACCTTAACTAAAACTTCCATTATGAATAAAGGCAATGTTTCATTAACTACTGGACAACCTGTGAGTCATACAGATTCCTGCTCAACATTGCCAGTCATGCATGATCTTCAGCTGCCCGCAAAGAGTACAACACAGAAATCAAGTCAACACCAAGTGTTATTTTTGTTACCTGATGTAGCACAGGCTAAGAACCTGACTCATTCCATTAAAAATCTACCTACCTCTGCTTCAGTTGGTTGTGATACACAGAAATCTATAGGAAATAGTGTGAAATCAGATAGCACTTTAATAAACCAAGTAGAAGTGTGTGAGGATAGCAAAAGTTTACTAGTAGATGAAGATTGTGTTAATACATTAACAGGAATTTCCTCAGGTACAGGTGGTTTCAGATCAGGAAATGATACAAACTGGGATCCACAAAAAGAGTTCATACAGTTTCTTATGACAAATGAAGAAACAATAGAGACGTCTCCAGTTCACTGTAAAGTAGGTCTAGAGAAAAAGCGAAAAAGAAAAATGGATGTTAGCAAGATAACACGTTATACAGAGGACTGTTATGATACAGATTATATTCCCAGTAAATCAAAATTACTAAATGTTGACTATTTAGAGCAGAGTGAGGATCTAGAAATAGTAGAACCACATAAATATGCATTAACAAAAGTGAAGCCTGAATCAATGGATGAGGAGTTAGAAGCTGTTGATGCTATCCAACAATTGATTTATAGTCCTACTAACAAATGTGCAGAAGATACTTCTCCGGTTCACACTAGCACTTTTCTTTCTAGTActttaaaaagcaaatgtgaaCAGAATGATTCAGAATCACCATCTACTTTTAGTACTGATGAGCCATCATTTTATCCTTGTACTAAGTGCAATGTGAATTTTAGGGAGAAGAAACATCTGCATAGACATATGATGTATCATTTGGATGGGAATAGTCACTTCCGTCATCTCAATGTCCCAAGGCCCTATGCATGTAGGGAATGTGGACGGACATTTCGAGATCGTAATTCACTTCTTAAACATATGATAATTCACCAGGAAAGAAGGCAGAAACTGATGGAAGAAATCCGAGAGCTGaaagaacttcaggatgagggtAGAAGTGCACGATTACAGTGTCCACAATGTGTTTTTGGTACCAATTGTCCCAAAACATTTGTGCAGCATGCTAAAACCCATGAAAAGGATAAAAGATATTACTGTTGTGAGGAATGCAATTTCATGGCTGTAACAGAAAATGAACTGGAATGCCATAGAGGGATTGCTCATGGAGCAATGGTGAAGTGTTCAATTATCAGTAGTGATATGTCCCagagaaaaacacagaaaaagacTTCAGTGAAAGATCCATATATAGGGTCATCAAAAAAGTCAACCACATATATGTGCAAAATGTGTCCATTTACTACATCAGCcagaagcattttaaaaaaacacatggAATACTTACATCCAACATCATGTATTAGTCCATTTAGTAGCCATCTTAGattagaaaaaaggaaaagtaGCATAATTGAAGAACCTTTAGATTTTGGCAGCAGAACTAAACAATTGATCAAACAATCATCTACATTTCCAAAGAATTCTGTTTTAAAGCAAGATGTAAAAAGATCATTTGGCTCAGCTTCACAATCCAGTAACTTTGCAAAACTTCACAAGAGACCCCACAGGATACAGAAGGCTCGGAAAAGCGTTTCACAGTCAGCTGTAAGTGTGTGCAATCTAAAATCTCCAAACAAGactattttgattaaaaatagcattgaccaaaaacctaaatatttccatcaaacagcaaaacaaaaagcTAGTGTCAAAACAAGCAGTAATTATTTATATAGACACAAATATGAAAACTACAGAATGATTAAAAAATCTAGTGATCCTTatcctttacattttaaaaaggaagagtCCAGCTCTGTTAGttctttacatttattttcatcATCAAATAGTCCCCATAATAATTGTTTTATCATGGATTCTCCTAATCTTGATTCCAAAAGGTCAGAAGGCTATAAAGACCATAGGCGTGTAGCTGTAAAAAGAGTGGTTAAAGAGTCTAAGAGGGAAGGCTCTGTTACAGGAGATGATTTGGATTGCTATCCAGATTTTCTACATAAAATGACTGTTGTTGTTTTACAGAAACTTAACTCTGCTGAAAAAAAAGACAGCTATGAAACGGAGGACGAAAGTTCATGGGATAATGTTGAACTATGTGATTACACTGCACAATCTATGGAGGATGATTCTTACACTGATATTAATCAGGATCATGTAAACCTCTTCCCTTTATTCAAAGGTAAAATAGAGGATCAAGAAGCTGGTGATAAATCCTCTCTTCATTATGAGCAGAATGATGGTTTTTATTTTGAGTATTATGAAGATGCAGAGAGTAATAACTTCCTGCATGAATTACATGATCCTCAAAATTTAGAAAATGTAGGAACAGCATTGCCAAAGCATAGCTCGGTTTTCCATTGGACTGATTTATCACTTGAGAAGAAGTCCTGTCCGTACTGTCCAGCAACATTTGAAACAGGAGTTGGATTGTCTAATCATGTCCGAGGGCATCTTCACAGAGCTGGATTAAGCTATGAAGCCCGCCATGTTGTTTCACCAGAGCAGATAGCGACAAGTGACAAAATGCAACATTTCAAAAGAACTGTAACAGGAACCCCTGTTAAGCGAGTTAGAAAAG ctaTTGAGAAATCTGAAACGTCTTCTGAACACACGTGCCAGCTTTGTGGTGGTTGGTTTGATACAAAAATTGGATTATCTAATCATGTGCGAGGACACCTGAAAAGGCTTGGTAAAACCAAGTGGGATGCACACAAGTCTCCAATTTGTGTTCTAAATGAGATGAtgcaaaatgaagaaaaatatgaaaaaatccTAAAAGCATTGAACAGCCGCCGTATTATtcccagaccatttgttgctcaGAAACTTGCTTCAAATGATGACTTTTTATCTCAAAATGTAATACCTCTTGAAGCATACCATAATGGCCTAAAGACTGAAGATATATCAGTGTCTGCATCGGAAGAAGATGGTCTGAGTTTCCTAAATGAATGTGATGAAACAAAAACAGTactacatgaaaaaaaaaatcagtcacttACACTGATAGaacttctgaaaaataaaaggtTAGGAGAAGAAAGAAATCCTGATATTTCTCCTCAAAAGATCCATAATCAAACTGCAAGAAAGAGGTTTGTTCAGAAATGTGTTCTTCCATTAAATGAAGACAGTCCATTGATGTTTCAGCCGCAAAGAATGGACTTGACTATGCAGTCAG GTATGCCTGTGAAGCTTAGAACGTGTGTGCATTGCAATACGACGTTTACAAGTGCTGTTAGTCTGTCCAACCACTTACGCGCTTATGCACGAAAGAAGAGTGCTGGACTTTTGACTGGGACAG